A part of Drosophila bipectinata strain 14024-0381.07 chromosome 3L, DbipHiC1v2, whole genome shotgun sequence genomic DNA contains:
- the Gr77a gene encoding putative gustatory receptor 77a, giving the protein MAVTRVLSLVAMSALYLLHGLTRVLGLLAVQCPSSRIAIRRVRMSGYWRIHGWLMMIFLGVYSPFAFWSIYNHMPFLRHHKMLLLVSLNRFGALLLWATLCLWISCSKQAEIIECLNGLLKCQRLLHRLMYTQELKDSLNCLANRNNVTKLVLFIVFIVMAAAQPMQILIDDPEVRTNFVYAFSLVFVYSCQLILQLSLAIFTLILLFVAHLVRHSNLLLARTLADVGGVLESSRRARLGPDRQRLYGSQQQWLAFELLRVLHLHQKLLKLHQCICRLHGVQAVCFVVYVPIECMVHLFFSYFMRYSKFILRKYGKSLPFNYYGICFLIGLFSCLLLVILGTRHSERQFSRTRETFRSAVCCFPSECTDKKLIYTLHYYGLFLKNARHIFTVSACGLFRLDNVLLFCIVGAVLNYLMILIQFDKLINK; this is encoded by the exons ATGGCAGTGACGCGGGTCCTGTCGCTAGTGGCCATGTCGGCCTTGTACCTTCTGCACGGTCTGACCAGAGTACTGGGCCTGTTGGCAGTCCAGTGCCCGTCTTCGCGCATTGCCATCCGACGAGTGAGGATGAGTGGCTACTGGCGCATCCACGGCTGGCTGATGATGATCTTTTTGGGCGTATATTCCCCCTTTGCCTTCTGGAGCATCTACAACCACATGCCCTTTCTCCGCCACCACAAGATGCTCCTCCTGGTTAGTTTGAATCGATTCGGGGCGCTCCTCCTCTGGGCCACCCTGTGCTTGTGGATAAGCTGCTCGAAGCAGGCGGAGATCATAGAGTGTCTAAATGGATTGCTCAAGTGCCAGAGGCTGTTGCACAGACTGATGTACACCCAGGAGCTGAAGGACTCCCTCAACTGCCTGGCCAACAGGAATAACGTGACAAAGTTGGTACTCTTCATAGTCTTCATCGTCATGGCCGCGGCCCAGCCCATGCAGATCCTGATAGATGATCCGGAAGTGCGCACCAATTTCGTGTACGCCTTCAGTTTGGTTTTCGTGTACTCCTGCCAGCTAATCCTGCAGCTATCGCTGGCCATATTCACATTAATTCTGCTTTTTGTGGCCCATCTGGTGCGGCACTCCAACCTGCTGCTGGCCAGAACCCTGGCGGATGTGGGGGGCGTTCTGGAGAGCTCCCGGCGAGCCCGGCTGGGCCCGGATCGCCAGCGGCTCTATGGCTCCCAGCAGCAGTGGCTGGCCTTCGAACTACTGAGGGTCCTGCACTTGCACCAGAAGCTATTGAAGCTCCATCAATGCATTTGCCGGCTTCACGGCGTGCAGGCCGTGTGTTTTGTGGTTTACGTGCCCATCGAGTGCATGGTGCACTTGTTTTTCTCCTATTTCATGAGGTACAGCAAGTTCATACTGCGAAAGTACGGAAAATCGCTGCCATTCAACTACTACGGCATATGCTTCCTGATAGGACTCTTTAGCTGCCTCCTGCTGGTGATCCTGGGCACCCGCCACTCGGAAAGGCAGTTTTCCAGGACCAGGGAGACCTTCAGATCCGCCGTGTGCTGTTTTCCCTCGGAGTGTACCGACAAGAAGCTGATATATACA CTGCATTATTACGGGCTGTTCCTGAAGAATGCCCGCCACATATTCACCGTCAGCGCCTGTGGGCTCTTCAGGCTGGACAACGTCTTGCTCTTCTGCATCGTGGGGGCCGTGCTGAACTACCTGATGATCCTCATACAGTTTGATAAGCTCATAAACAAATAG
- the LOC108126396 gene encoding uncharacterized protein yields MPSLHKPRRCMHQMLMIYGLIFVSSATTLDQKPNPSPNPCDSIKCPPESEIQCPADSSIRENLDLIKSNAVDLPPEVDHQQLQVFYNNNTEISQADLERCCLAHKCVCKTCYIPDCNPDKDEVVVELVPEDPHTPGQCCGKHECRPAPSCTAETEMKYFWLERCQKCQCVSGTKICHQVCDEESIAEEGAPHSFCESKSLNKFFENGEAWVDNCEMCECVRGEPKCSITLCGTYNCPLERQVKLNGTCCPVCWPEDEPLPNESVTDGSTIEDYKDPESEEVEGDALPPLLPDPETTQHSGDLVASTTTSTSTSTSTTTSTASPSTTAVQPPVPVAPVATICHCAFDAPNVVEVRHQSNCLTYGLIAYSVLITIASLGMGFYIYTQRAKKRSYDPVSMDHSI; encoded by the exons ATGCCGAGCTTGCACAAGCCAAGGAGGTGCATGCACCAGATGCTAATGATATATGGACTAATATTTGTATCCAGTGCAACGACAC TTGACCAGAAGCCCAATCCGAGTCCGAATCCGTGTGACTCGATTAAGTGCCCGCCGGAATCGGAGATTCAATGCCCGGCGGACAGTTCGATACGCGAGAATCTGGACCTGATTAAGTCGAATGCGGTGGACTTGCCGCCGGAAGTCGACCACCAGCAGCTGCAGGTGTTTTACAACAATAACACGGAGATCTCCCAGGCGGACCTCGAGCGGTGCTGTTTGGCCCACAAGTGTGTGTGCAAGACCTGCTACATACCGGACTGCAATCCGGACAAGGAcgaggtggtggtggagctggTGCCGGAGGATCCACACACCCCGGGCCAATGTTGCGGCAAGCACGAGTGTCGCCCGGCGCCGAGTTGCACGGCGGAAACCGAAATGAAATATTTCTGGCTGGAACGATGCCAGAAATGCCAGTGTGTGTCCGGCACGAAGATTTGCCACCAGGTCTGCGACGAGGAGTCCATCGCCGAGGAGGGCGCCCCGCATTCCTTCTGCGAGTCGAAGAGCCTGAACAAGTTCTTCGAGAACGGCGAGGCCTGGGTGGACAACTGCGAGatgtgcgagtgtgtgcgTGGCGAGCCCAAGTGCAGCATCACCCTTTGTGGCACCTACAACTGCCCCCTGGAGCGGCAGGTGAAGTTAAACGGCACCTGTTGTCCGGTGTGCTGGCCCGAAGATGAGCCCCTGCCAAACGAGAGCGTCACCGATGGCAGTACGATTGAGGACTACAAGGATCCCGAATCGGAGGAAGTCGAGGGAGATGCTCTGCCGCCCTTGTTGCCTGATCCCGAAACCACTCAGCACAGTGGCGACTTGGTAGCCAGCACCACCACTTCCACTAGTACTAGTACATCCACCACTACCAGCACTGCTAGTCCCAGCACTACAGCTGTACAGCCACCAGTTCCCGTGGCTCCAGTCGCCACCATCTGCCACTGTGCCTTCGATGCCCCCAACGTGGTCGAGGTCCGCCATCAGTCCAACTGCCTCACCTACGGGCTAATAGCCTACTCGGTTCTAATCACGATCGCCTCCCTGGGCATGGGCTTCTACATTTACACGCAGCGTGCCAAAAAACGTTCCTACGATCCAGTCTCCATGGATCACAGCATCTAA